The window AGTGCAGAAATGTCAGAGCTGCATATTTGTGAAATAACAAAATGGAATGACTTCGCACGCAGCTTTAATGTGTTTCATAGGCTCTAAAAATCAGTGATGTGCATTAACCGGTTTGGCTGGCTTTGCCATTTTGAGAGGGTAGTAAGGTGCCTGAAGCCAGGAAACAACTCTCTTCTCTGTCTGTGTCATGATGCTTTATTATGGCTTTGttctgctttgttgtcctctgtCTTTTGAAGAGTGGACGCCACGCACCAGAGTAAAAAAAGGTGCTCTccttctctttgtgtgtgtctaaaGATGATACCAATATTCCGCCATTGCTTAGTCTGTTCCAGTGTGCACCCATTTGTTGCTGAATCCAATAGAAACAACAGTAGCACAGTTATTTTTGCTTCTAATTATTCACGTCAGCCTCTGAACATTTGAGACATTTATGTAAATTCATGCAACCAAGCTTCTTCCAATgcagtatttgttttatttaaataaaagtaatgcCATATGCAAATAATGTATGAAAACGGGAGACGAACGAAAACTATTTGCATGTGAAATATGAAAGATAGCCACACATATGGCTGGGCAAAGAGTAAGAGCTTTGCAGTAGCATGAAAGCATGAGAGGCACCTGCTGGCTCGAGCCTGTTATTTTCCACTTTGATAGTAAATAAGCATTTCACCTTGTTTTACTGAACACCAGCGCAGAAAGAGTGCAGGCAGAGACACTGGCTTGTGAGGGAACTAGCATGAGATGCTGTTGTTTGCAagagaaaacacatttattttgtttacacTGCATCACTTCCCTTTCAAACAGTGgatagtgtttgtttttttttagtttctctCGCCTGGTTCAATCCTATGTTTGACCTtgattgtgtataaaatgagtCTGTGTGTGGTACTGTTAAGTGGATAGGCAGGGTTAGCTTGCCTCAGAGTAAGTGGTAACAAAAGACTCCTGTTAAGGGAAGTAATCTGAAGAGGCAGAACATGGGTATTATGACAATGTTTAAATGGGAAGTGTGCAGGTTAGTAAGCATGCTTTCAGTAACTATCTGTTAGATCAAGGAAGAATCAATAgtgaattcattttttatttcttcttctcaGTTTTGCATAAAAATGCAGATAATAACGTCATACTAGGCTAGAGCTTGGCTTGgcataaaaactaaaagcagtGCTATCCCTACTCCCTCGAGCTCAGAAATAAATCTACCAGCACCTTTAGAGCTCCCTTATTCAAACACCTACCATAAGTACGTCTATGGCCTTTAGTATGCAGCTTGTTTGGATAACCACTTAGTCCCAGTCTTCGAGCAAAATGTTAATAGTTACAATCAGAGACGTTTTTAAAAGTAAGCACACTTACTGCTTTCATAGAAAGAAGAGGGAAAGAGGACGCCAGatactaataataaaatacataGATTAACTGACCATCAGTAAGTGTTAGCATCTCTATAAAAGCAggagttttggcagtttgcaggtctggagcattcaagtgtgtgttaacacaatgccaccaTCTTCTTGAGAGTggacatcccagcaaattcacccagGGCAatgctcagaaaaaaaaaaataataaaataaaaataaaaataacccaACTCGAACTACATCTtagttaaagttcatgacagcacaattaGAAAACTGAATAAGTATAGCTTTTTTGAAGGGTTGCTAATAGAAAGCTTCTTCTCTCTAAATTGAACATGgtagcacagcttaggtttgcaaaggtGAATCTCAACAAACTACAGGACTTCTgtaacaatgtcctttggacagataaGACCAGAGTGGAGATCTCTGGCTAAGATGCAAAGCTCTAcatttggtgaaaaccaaaGGCGGCATATCAGCACACTGTGTGGGCATCCCACATACCAAGCATGGTGGTTTAGGGCAAATGATtcaggcttgttttgcagccacacaACCTGGGCACCGTGTAGTCAGTGAATGGACCATGAACTCCTTTgtgtaccaaagtattctagcgTCAAATGTGAAGCCATCTATCTGACAGCTCAAGCTTTGCTAAAATTGGGTCATGCAAGACAAttatcccaagcacagcagcaagtcTACAACAGAATGTTTGCAAAAGGAAAGATCAAGTTGTTGCAATGACcgagtcaaagtccagatcgcAAACTGATTGAAGTGTTGTGGTAAGACCTTAAGAGAGTTGTGCAGAAACGAATTcttgcaaacctcaatgaactgaagcaacgttgtaaagaagagtggagcaaaattcctccacaacaatgtgacagactgacaacaacaacaaaaaaaagattactTCAAGTTTTTACTGCAAAAAGTCTAActacaaaatgtaaaacatggtattttaacagtaaatactaTGACTGATTTAAAATGCATTGCCAAATGGAGCTTAATAAGTTTTTAACactgcgggggggggggggttggaggcattttaaatgtaactttCGCCTTTATAACCATAGCCTTAAgatagtaagaaaaaaaatgcaatccattacaagcaaatgaaaacaaattgtTTATAATTGCACAAAAAATGGTCACGATATGAACCTCACTCCCCTGGGAGAGAGTCTGTTGTCAGCTGATCTGTTTGTGTAGGTACCAGACAAAGTGGGTAAGTGTTAATTCCTCCAGTGGTAACTATTTCTGCTGAAGTAAGCTTCTAAcctccagaaaaacaaaaacatatataaTGTTGAATTGTCCCTTCAGCACAATTGTTATTAATAAAACTGTTCCTATTTATCTTGAACATGTAACTCACGACTCCTCTCTGTCTTGTGTCTTGGCAGATTTGGAGGCCTTCAGTTGACTGGGAAATATCTCACCACAGGAAGACCAAGCAAAACAGGCCAAAGATAAAACTTTGGTGGATGATTTCAGAGGCTGAAGAAGGGCAAAACACTGCAAGAGCCATGTGGGAAGAGAGTGAAAGGGGTTTGCTATTTGCTCGCATCAAGCCTAAACACTTTCTCTACTGACATACACTGAACGTTCTCGAACCTTCCTCCAGAACATTTCCTCAGGGGGAGCCCCTACTATGAACCCCAGGCTTCAGTAGGCAGTCAGACCTCAGAGCCAGCCACTGTGTGGGCATCCCACAAGTCTGGGTTCTGCCCACACAGAACTCACAGACTGCCCCTGAACAAAAAGCATGAAACACTCCTGAGTCACTCGTCAGTGTGGTAGCTTTCCTGTCTTGTCCTCAACTAGTCTATTGTGAAATATCTTCTTTCTCTATCTCTGAAGGCTCGTACACAAAATCCCCTCTTCAATCCTTCTACCACCACATATTCAGTCACCACTTCATTACTATTTGCTTCCCCATCAAGTAGCAGCACGAGTTCCTTTGGGTTTACCACGTGGTGGAGGACCATGGGATGCCGTCAGAGCTCGGAGGAGAAGGAAGCGGCGCGGCGCTCGCGGCGGATTGACCGCCACTTGCGCTCAGAGAGTCAGCGGCAGCGGCGTGAGATCAAACTGTTGTTGCTGGGCACCAGCAACTCTGGCAAGAGCACCATAGTCAAACAGATGAaaatcatccacagtggagGCTTCAATCTGGAAGCCTGCAAGGAGTACAAGCCACTCATCTTGTACAATGCCATCGACTCTCTCACCCGCATCATCCGTGCTCTCAGCACTCTTAAAATTGACTTTCACAATCCTGACCGCGCCTATGATGCTGTGCAGCTCTTTGCCCTTACAGGGCCAGCTGAGAGCAAGGGGGAGATTACTCCAGAGCTGCTAGGGGTAATGAAACGTCTGTGGGCAGACTCAGGGGTCCAGGAGTGCTTTCAACGATCCAATGAATACCACTTAGAGGACAACACTGCCTACTACCTAAATGACCTGGACCGCATTTCTGCACCCGAGTACATCCCCACTGTCGAGGACATCCTACGATCCCGTGACATGACCACTGGGATTGTGGAGAACAAGTTCACCTTCAAGGAGCTCACCTTCAAGATGGTAGACGTGGGCGGACAGCGTTCGGAGAGAAAGAAGTGGATTCATTGCTTCGAGGGCGTCACAGCAATCATTTTCTGTGTTGAGCTAAGCGGCTATGACCTCAAACTCTACGAGGACAACCAGACGGTAAGAAAATTCAGCTTTAAAAAGGCCCAACTTTTGTTCTGACAGTGCAAATGCACTTATGCACAGATGCCTGAACAAATGCAGACAGGCAGCAGCCACTCAGAGTAGTGTGAAGAGGGACGAGGCAAATATCTACCCAATTTGCACATATTCAGTAATTATTATCTCTTGTTAAAAGTTAATTGCAGTCATGAGAGAGGGATGTTTCTCACCATCAGATTAGAACATTAAAGTGGAGACAATTCATCTCTTTTATACAACAAACACCATTTATCCGATTTACTGTGTGGATTTTAGGTACCATTTATCTTATCAGCAGCATCCTAGTCTGTAAGATTACTTCTGATTCTTTGACAGGTAAACTTAAAAGCAGAGATATCTAATAATCACTTGCCATGTAGTTCAGTTTCATAGCTTGGATATTCATGCTATGAAACAATCAATGTAAGAAATGGCTTCTGAAAAGTCATTTTTGCTGTGTCACTTCCTCTCTGTGCATCCCCTTCTAGAGCACAGATAAGCCTCCTGTGGTCACATGGATCCACCGAGACACACGTGATTTTAGTTCGTGCCATATACTGTTTGCTATAACATCACTCTGAAAGTATTTAGGGAGATGTTCAAAACACTTTTTAGAATCGGTGCTGTTAGATATTTGCTGCCAATTAAGGTAACAATTGTGTAGTTTGATTACTGAGTTTCCTGGAACAATTAAGAAATAAAGATTACTCAGTAAAGCCATTGAGGCTTACATAACTTGTATGTTTACTCTGGTCTCCTCTAAACCAATAAAATTATTAATTGCACATTTTCCTGAAAACCCTGGCAGGCAACTCTTAATAGAGACAAACTGGAGGGAGCAAATGCACAGTATCCAAATTTAGGGAATTTTGGTTGCATGATCTCTTCTAAGGAAAACAAagattttttgtcatttttatttttcaacaggcaAAGGATCTAGGACTACTTAATTCTCTGCATAAATCCAGATTCCAAAATAGTTGTCTCGATTAAAACATGAAGCTCTTCTCCTACCTTGGGCTAAATGTGCAAAAAACCCACCCAAAAAGAGTAAACTGTGGGTCCactttgtgcatttgttttctgtgtgggaACATTTTGTAATGCTGCCACTTTACAGTGTAAAATTTGCAAAACACACCACTGAGCAAAACCAAAccatgtgctgctgttgacAGGTGCTGCTGTTACAGCTGTGACGCCAATGAAATTTCTGATAACTGCTTGTGCAACAAATGTAATTAccacaataaacaaaaatgaactTAGCCACATTAATTCAGACTGGTAGCCACGTGCGACATGGTACCCAAGGCTACTTAAAACACATCCTGAATGATACTGCTTTACTGAACTTCATTTATAGTTTTAGTTTTCAATTTAGAAAGCCTTATCTACATTTTAAGTTCCTTATCTAATGTTTTGGATGGTGAAATGGATTCTCTTTGCCTTAATGTAGTAATCACAGTTATTTTAAATCTGTCTAAAAGAGGGGAATGGCTTGTGTTTGTTATCTTCTCTTCGTGGTTTTGGAATTTAAATGATTTCTTCTCCATAGCATATTCATCATCTTATCTGAGTGTTTTAGAAAAGTTACTTCTTGTTTAACTGCCTCCAGGATAATGGAGGATCAACAATATAATTGTATTTGGTTATGAGGGGAGATCGTCTTTTGCTTCACTTTTTCCACGATCCCAGCATCCACGTTCACCTTGATGTTTTACAGTCAACTCTAGAAATAGCTCAAGCGCAGAGGAAACTTGGTCATTGCTGTAAGTGGACTGGCCTGATAATGCATGGGTTACCCGGATAAAACAGGGTGTACATCGAGCCAGGTTGGAACATGAAATCAATTAGCTTTATAGGTTAAAAATAAAGTCTGAGGAGAAAATGCAGTATGGTGTTAATTGAGTTCACAGAATAAAGTGTGAGGTTGTACCTGTGAGAATTAGCAGATTGTGCAGGCACTGTATAGCAATGGGAGTTAACTGGTGCAAGGAAAAACAACTTTTATTATTCAAACAAAGGCGAGGAAAGCTATCAGAGTGTATAAATCCAAAGGAAGGTGAGTTATATGGATTGTCAGGAAAATGCATGGTATACTTATgaatttaaaaaccaaaaatgcACTCATCAGCCACTTGATTGGGGACACCTTGCTAGTATTGGGTTGGAcctcttttgccttcagaactgctttaatgcTTTGTGGCATAGACTCAATAAAGTGTTGGAAAGGTTCCTCAAAGATTTTGATCCACATTGACATAATAGCATCACAAAGTTGTTGCAGAGTCGGCTCCCACTCTATTGCGACTCAACGGTGCTCTACTAGATTGGGATCTGGCtgctgtggaggccatttgagtacagtgatcTGTGTCTTGAACACCGCCATGTTCAAGAaagcagtttgagatgattgGAACTTTGTGTCATGGCAGAAGATACACTGTGGCCATAAAAGTATGGACATGGTCAATAGCAGTATCCAGATAGACTGTGGAGCTGTTACTAAAGGGCCCAAAGTGTACAAAGAAAATAtctcccacaccattacaccaccagcagcattCTCAACCTTTGATACAAGGTAGGCTGTATCCatctttttatgttgtttacaagaaattctgaccctaccatcacaaaattgagactcatcagaccagactacatttttccaattttctcttgttcaattttggtgagcctctGCGAACTGATAGCTTCAGTTTTCCGTTCTTAGATGACAGGAGTGGTACAAGGTTTggattcagagatgctcttttgcTTACATCAACTGTAACAAGTGGTCATTGCAGTTACCGTTGCCTTTttgtcagctcaaagcagttcGGCCATTCTCCCCTGACCTCTgatatcaacaaggcattttgaccagagaactgccgctcacAGGACATTTTCTCTGTAAATCCTAGAGACGGCTGTGTGTGAAAATCCCACAAAAGACCTGAAATACTACAGCCATGCCACAGTCAAAGCCACTTAAATTACCTGTCTTGATGATGTCACATACCTCTATGTCATTGACTGATTACATATTTGTATTAataagcagttgaacaggtaacaggtgtacctaatgaagtgccTGGTGTGTATAACTAGTTTTGGAGATATGCTGCCTCATCTGATTCAACCTGTATTTGTGTTCAGTTAGTACAATTTGTACGTATTTATACATGCCATTTACCATCATTGCCCTCAATGTAAAGTTGTGTTGACTATGAATACACAGTTCTATTCTTTAGTTGGACAATTAATGCAATGCACACTTGTGTCAAGGGGAATTCTTGGTTGGAAAAGCAAGAGGAAAGATGTCCATGCTCTTTGGCTCAAAGTAATAATTTAATCGTTAAGCATTTTTGCAAAAGCAAGTTTTGATCTTTCTCGGGCAACTtgacaaagagaagaaagaaaaggcaTTTTTAGAAGCTCTAATTTACACAGATCATTGTGAGCTCCGGCAGGTGAATGGGAACAACCTCATATAGCATTCcttaaataaaaagtttttaCGTGAAAGCTTAGGGCCAACCCAGTGTGTATGAGGTGTGCTACATGCTAAACAAGTTGTCAGTCTATCAGCTAACCCACATGCTGTGAAGTGACAGCGCTAATCACCGAGTCACATCAATCATACTCGTCAAAATTACACATGAGAGCGTGTAACTAATATTGCTTTATATAACCATTGTCAACAATAATTTGTTAACTCTAgtgaaaactaataaaaaataatgcttATTACTAATGTTCTAATTTATGGTAGTTTGTATTGTTTACTGTACTGTAGCTATAAGATGTGGATGACATCGGCACACATTATATTTTATGTGCCATTTTAAGCATCTCTTAGTGGTTAATACATGCtgccattttaaaacaaaagtttGATAATCAGGTAGTTTTCAGTCCAAAAGTATCAAATACTGCAGTTGTCTCAAAGCGGATAGTATCTAACATACAAACGAGGCGTACTTTGAGGTTTGTGCTGTATCAGCAAGACTAATCTCACGATTCATATGGGTTCATGTGATGAGACAAACCAAAACCAGTAGTATTACAGTGCTGAAAAATCTGGTTAAAAATCTAAAGCTCTGCACAAAGTTTAAAACTACATTAGCATACAGGCAAGGTAAGCTGCTCAAAAACAGCCAGAGAAGAACAAGTTAACATGTTTGTTACACAGAGAAATTGTGTGTCTGAATTAATCTACCAAAGCTACCCGACTCTTTGTGAAAAGTAATTACCCCTTAAATCTAATACTTGGTTGAAAAAATGCAATCAAGTGTTGGTGATAACTGACGATGAGTCTTTCACATTActttggaggaattttggcccactcttccttgcagaattgttttaattcattcacCTTAGAGGACTTTTCAAGCATAAAAGGTCTCTTCTAAGGTGATGCTAGTGCATCTCAATCTAATTTAAATCCAGACTAGGCCACTTTAAAAACCttcattcagaggtggacttgctgctgTTGGACATAAACTAATATCTGGATAttttccttcaggattttctggtagagaacAGAACTCATGGTTCTGTCAATTACAGCAATtcgtccaggtcctgaagcagaaACCAgacccagaccatcacactaccatcTCCATGTTTGACTGCCAGTGTGATGCTCTTTTTacaaaatgctgtgttagttttactcCCGATGTAACGGGACTCAAACCCTCCAAAAGTTCAACTTTGGAACTCATGGATGCCACTTTTGCCCTGTCTCTTTctcattgttgaatcatgaactctgaccttaactgaggaaAGTGAGGCCTACAGATCATTAGATGTTGTTCTGTACTTTACTGTCATTTACTttttgtggttaaaaaaaagcaaaaattaaaaaaaagtgcagatTCTGACAAAAATGCTGATTACAAAGCGAAACATTGGTGACTTTCAAAGcattaaaactaaactgaattagTATTCAGTACAGAATGCAGGGCACACGTGTGTGAAGCAGGAAGTGTAAGACTCTTATGTAACAAGCAGTGTCAAAACTCT is drawn from Pelmatolapia mariae isolate MD_Pm_ZW linkage group LG7, Pm_UMD_F_2, whole genome shotgun sequence and contains these coding sequences:
- the gnaz gene encoding guanine nucleotide-binding protein G(z) subunit alpha yields the protein MGCRQSSEEKEAARRSRRIDRHLRSESQRQRREIKLLLLGTSNSGKSTIVKQMKIIHSGGFNLEACKEYKPLILYNAIDSLTRIIRALSTLKIDFHNPDRAYDAVQLFALTGPAESKGEITPELLGVMKRLWADSGVQECFQRSNEYHLEDNTAYYLNDLDRISAPEYIPTVEDILRSRDMTTGIVENKFTFKELTFKMVDVGGQRSERKKWIHCFEGVTAIIFCVELSGYDLKLYEDNQTSRMAESLRLFDSICNNNWFTNTSLILFLNKKDLLAEKIKRIPLTVCFPDYKGQNTYEEAAVYVQRQFEDLNRNKETKEIYSHFTCATDTSNIQFVFDAVTDVIIQNNLKYIGLC